In Synechococcus sp. RS9909, one genomic interval encodes:
- a CDS encoding AraC family transcriptional regulator has protein sequence MTSSPVCGFQPVVQSANFEHWRDHLQQQLGECRVTCTAHDQETFQASIRVAHVGPLTLVELHGDGGGLELLRRQSADCAVLWIPEQGTTLEQQADQPDPLISSPGQGLWIAPAAEVQGQTPKRSSGVSILLPRALLAVWSDQGGDTSLLDPFRTVRQPTVVALLRKARALIDAARLHPEWLDHSAGEFWRALVNHRDAVGSSALPPPSPDLTDRFLQLVQKKLKASPAHRFGLQAMALELHCSARTLQNHLRSDLDATPREIWTALQMQHRYPA, from the coding sequence ATGACGTCCTCGCCAGTCTGTGGCTTCCAGCCCGTTGTGCAGAGCGCAAACTTTGAGCATTGGCGCGACCACTTGCAGCAGCAGCTTGGGGAGTGCCGTGTGACTTGCACGGCGCATGACCAAGAGACGTTTCAAGCCAGTATTCGTGTGGCTCACGTCGGCCCACTCACCTTGGTGGAGCTGCATGGTGATGGGGGAGGTTTGGAGCTGTTGCGACGCCAAAGTGCAGATTGCGCTGTGCTTTGGATCCCGGAGCAAGGCACAACGCTGGAGCAGCAGGCGGACCAGCCTGATCCACTGATCAGCAGTCCCGGTCAGGGCCTCTGGATTGCTCCAGCTGCAGAGGTGCAGGGCCAAACACCAAAGCGCTCCAGTGGGGTGTCGATCCTCCTCCCACGGGCGCTGTTGGCGGTCTGGTCCGACCAAGGTGGAGATACGAGCCTGCTGGATCCCTTCCGCACTGTGCGCCAGCCCACGGTGGTGGCCCTGCTGCGAAAGGCCCGTGCCTTGATCGATGCGGCACGTTTGCATCCCGAATGGCTCGACCACAGCGCAGGAGAGTTCTGGCGGGCGTTGGTGAACCATCGCGATGCGGTGGGGAGTTCCGCGCTGCCACCGCCAAGCCCCGATCTCACCGATCGGTTTCTCCAACTTGTCCAAAAGAAGCTGAAAGCCAGCCCTGCACATCGCTTCGGATTGCAGGCCATGGCCTTGGAACTGCATTGCTCTGCACGAACCTTGCAGAACCATCTCCGATCCGATCTGGATGCCACACCACGTGAGATCTGGACGGCGCTTCAGATGCAGCATCGCTACCCGGCTTGA
- a CDS encoding nucleoside triphosphate pyrophosphatase, with the protein MLLLASASPARRRLLEQAAIPHRVQVSGVDEDAIHHADPAQLVQLLAQAKAQAVRDACTDASITAVLGCDSVLAFEGEVFGKPADAAEAIARWQRMAGGWGELHTGHCLLAAGAQQAERLATITTRVQFAPLSPAEIEAYVATGEPLQCAGGFALEGRGGALVERIEGCFSNVIGLSLPLLRRWLLAMGIG; encoded by the coding sequence GTGCTCCTGCTTGCCTCCGCGTCTCCAGCCCGACGGCGTCTGCTTGAGCAGGCGGCGATCCCCCATCGGGTGCAGGTGAGTGGCGTCGATGAAGACGCGATTCATCACGCCGATCCAGCCCAGCTGGTGCAGTTGCTGGCGCAGGCCAAGGCTCAAGCGGTGCGCGATGCCTGCACCGACGCTTCGATCACGGCGGTGTTGGGCTGTGATTCGGTGCTCGCGTTTGAGGGGGAGGTGTTCGGCAAGCCTGCCGATGCGGCTGAGGCCATCGCCCGCTGGCAGCGGATGGCTGGCGGCTGGGGAGAACTGCACACCGGGCATTGTTTGTTGGCTGCAGGAGCACAGCAGGCGGAACGGCTCGCCACCATCACCACCCGCGTCCAGTTCGCACCGCTCAGCCCCGCTGAGATCGAGGCTTATGTCGCCACCGGTGAACCGCTGCAATGCGCGGGCGGCTTTGCGCTGGAGGGACGTGGCGGCGCGCTGGTGGAGCGGATCGAGGGCTGTTTCTCGAATGTGATCGGGCTGAGCTTGCCGTTGCTGCGGCGCTGGCTCCTGGCCATGGGCATCGGTTAG
- a CDS encoding type II toxin-antitoxin system death-on-curing family toxin yields the protein MSNTAEPRWVPSVAVEAIHRQQTLEHGGLQGLRSQAALDAALARPQQRWSYGELRTIPQMAAAYAEAIVRAHPFSDGNKRSGFLVAVVFLGLNGFSFQASNESVVLMIQRLAAGDLPWEELEEWFAGNSMVTH from the coding sequence TTGAGCAACACAGCGGAACCCCGCTGGGTCCCCAGCGTTGCCGTTGAGGCCATCCACCGGCAACAAACGCTCGAGCACGGAGGGCTCCAGGGCCTCAGAAGCCAGGCCGCTCTGGATGCCGCACTCGCCAGACCCCAGCAGCGCTGGAGCTATGGGGAACTGCGCACCATCCCGCAAATGGCAGCGGCCTACGCGGAAGCGATCGTGCGGGCACACCCGTTCAGTGACGGGAACAAACGCAGCGGCTTCCTCGTCGCCGTGGTGTTTCTCGGTCTGAACGGGTTCAGCTTTCAGGCCAGCAATGAGAGCGTGGTGTTGATGATTCAGAGATTGGCAGCTGGTGACCTGCCCTGGGAGGAGCTTGAGGAGTGGTTTGCAGGCAACAGCATGGTCACGCATTGA
- a CDS encoding Npun_F0494 family protein yields MITTTSSLLSQRALQRARQAMACLPFTWRFYQVLEEEALSSTALLERSDRTQFCQQPLTASRIEDDFIWLIQLGVLRREVDGQGLTERVRLTPMGRECLRCWTGAIPRASLPQRLHHWLRRYRPRL; encoded by the coding sequence GTGATCACCACCACCTCCTCCCTGCTCAGCCAGCGCGCGCTGCAACGGGCTCGGCAAGCGATGGCCTGTCTGCCCTTTACATGGCGTTTTTATCAGGTCCTCGAAGAGGAGGCACTCAGCAGCACGGCCCTGCTGGAGCGATCCGACAGGACGCAGTTCTGCCAGCAACCCCTCACAGCCAGCCGCATCGAAGACGATTTCATCTGGTTGATTCAACTGGGGGTGCTGCGCCGGGAGGTGGATGGACAGGGCCTGACCGAACGGGTCCGGCTCACACCGATGGGGCGCGAGTGCCTGAGGTGCTGGACCGGGGCCATTCCCAGGGCGTCGCTACCGCAACGGCTGCATCACTGGCTGAGGCGCTATCGACCGAGGCTGTGA
- a CDS encoding YcgJ family protein, with product MGLSLSGTSTGLLAATALISTTLAGMPASAQSKGITYPKAGVVCDQVGQVCYDSYGPSIAITKIYFGQFAAERLRQNRRGSTNNDFRLSSGQACSIQKRTCWDDGWGEKNVARGLTKQLFSSNQSASNASSNSGNRQVTSDTGYCSLSQGGRRVFDGSCLLKQVSKGDRNRYKIQLQNGTTYVFQDNGSGNYAITDSFGGRWPVTFVDHGNTGVFRFANYKLVATQNSGSSNQEASGAALGAAVGNLLNNLFK from the coding sequence ATGGGACTGTCTCTGTCAGGCACCAGCACCGGCCTGCTCGCCGCCACAGCACTGATCAGCACAACCCTGGCAGGCATGCCTGCCTCGGCCCAGAGCAAGGGCATCACGTATCCCAAAGCCGGGGTGGTGTGCGATCAAGTGGGGCAAGTCTGCTACGACAGCTATGGCCCATCAATCGCGATCACCAAGATCTACTTCGGCCAGTTCGCCGCTGAGCGCCTCCGCCAGAACCGTCGTGGTTCCACCAACAACGACTTCCGACTCAGCTCCGGCCAGGCTTGCAGCATCCAGAAGCGCACCTGCTGGGATGACGGCTGGGGCGAGAAGAATGTGGCGCGAGGTTTGACCAAACAGCTTTTCAGTAGCAATCAGAGTGCCAGCAACGCCAGCTCCAACAGTGGAAATCGACAGGTGACGAGCGACACGGGCTACTGCAGCCTCAGCCAAGGTGGACGGCGGGTGTTCGATGGTTCCTGTCTGCTCAAGCAGGTGTCGAAGGGCGATCGCAACCGCTACAAGATCCAGCTCCAGAACGGCACGACCTATGTCTTCCAAGACAACGGCAGCGGCAACTACGCCATCACCGATTCCTTCGGTGGCAGGTGGCCGGTGACCTTCGTCGACCATGGCAACACCGGTGTGTTCCGCTTTGCCAACTACAAACTGGTGGCCACACAGAACAGCGGCAGCTCGAATCAGGAAGCCTCCGGTGCTGCCTTAGGCGCTGCAGTTGGCAACCTGCTGAACAATCTGTTCAAGTAA
- a CDS encoding type II toxin-antitoxin system HipA family toxin yields the protein MGRPSRARSLAVWMNGERVGTWLLPARGPQQFNYAESWLQSSQFRPLSLSLPAGLGRSALSGHAVESWFDNLLPDSDTIRRRAQARFQAASTSAFDLLAAVGRDCAGAVQLLPPDEVPSGFDRIEARPLSDQEIGQRLRAVTATPAPGSLGPEPDELRLSIAGAQEKTAFLLHDNQWCLPLGSTPTTHLFKLPMGVIGKGQIDFSSSVANEWLCSRLLHAYGLPMASTEMAEFDGERCLIVQRFDRRLHTSGAYWLRLPTEDCCQASATPAAQKYENNGGPGMAAIAELLAQSSERNDLTTFFKAQVLFWMLRAIDGHAKNFSLFLNPGGHFQLTPLYDVLSAWPVIGRRSDQWPQQKLKMAMAWLGEKGRYYKPLEITGRRMLLTAKRLGLADASTILNKQIVHTPTAIAAVQAQLPADFPPAISEAVFTGLQTSANQLERELP from the coding sequence ATGGGTAGACCCTCGAGGGCGCGCTCCCTGGCGGTGTGGATGAACGGTGAACGGGTCGGCACCTGGTTGTTGCCGGCTCGCGGGCCTCAGCAGTTCAATTACGCCGAGTCCTGGCTTCAGTCCAGTCAATTCCGCCCGCTATCGCTGTCTCTGCCGGCAGGGCTCGGGCGCTCGGCGCTCAGCGGACATGCCGTTGAGAGCTGGTTTGACAACCTCCTCCCTGACAGCGACACCATCCGCCGTCGAGCCCAGGCTCGGTTTCAGGCAGCCAGCACCAGTGCCTTCGATCTGCTGGCTGCCGTTGGCCGCGACTGTGCCGGAGCAGTACAGCTGCTTCCACCAGACGAGGTGCCCAGCGGCTTCGATCGCATCGAGGCTCGGCCTCTGAGCGACCAGGAGATCGGCCAGCGGCTGCGCGCCGTCACGGCAACGCCGGCTCCAGGGTCCCTGGGCCCAGAGCCTGATGAGCTCAGGCTTTCGATTGCCGGTGCTCAGGAGAAAACAGCCTTCCTGCTGCACGACAACCAATGGTGTCTGCCGCTGGGGAGCACGCCCACCACCCATCTCTTCAAGCTACCGATGGGGGTGATTGGTAAGGGCCAGATTGATTTCAGCAGTTCTGTCGCCAACGAATGGCTCTGCAGCAGGCTGCTTCACGCCTATGGCCTGCCGATGGCATCAACGGAAATGGCCGAGTTCGACGGCGAACGCTGCCTGATCGTGCAACGCTTTGATCGTCGCCTCCATACCAGCGGCGCCTATTGGCTGCGCCTCCCCACCGAAGATTGCTGCCAGGCCAGTGCCACTCCAGCTGCTCAAAAATATGAAAACAATGGCGGCCCCGGCATGGCAGCCATTGCCGAGCTGCTAGCTCAATCGTCAGAGCGGAACGACCTCACCACGTTCTTCAAAGCGCAGGTGCTGTTCTGGATGCTGCGGGCCATTGATGGCCACGCCAAGAATTTCAGCCTTTTCCTGAATCCAGGCGGCCACTTTCAGCTCACTCCGCTCTACGACGTGCTCTCAGCCTGGCCCGTGATTGGACGGAGAAGTGATCAATGGCCACAGCAAAAACTCAAGATGGCGATGGCCTGGCTTGGTGAAAAAGGGCGTTATTACAAGCCCTTGGAGATCACAGGCCGTCGCATGCTGCTCACCGCAAAACGGCTTGGCCTTGCCGACGCCTCAACCATCCTCAACAAACAGATCGTTCACACTCCCACTGCGATTGCCGCAGTGCAGGCCCAGTTGCCAGCCGACTTTCCACCAGCCATCTCCGAAGCGGTGTTCACAGGACTTCAAACCTCCGCCAACCAGCTTGAGCGCGAACTGCCGTAA
- a CDS encoding helix-turn-helix domain-containing protein, translating into MIRAPAQLGMLLRDARREQGMNQQQLALKAGGISQARLSQLELQPGRLTVERLLLLLAALNLEVVVRPRQHSIEPAEW; encoded by the coding sequence GTGATCCGCGCCCCTGCGCAGCTGGGGATGCTGCTTCGCGATGCTCGGCGAGAACAGGGGATGAATCAGCAACAACTGGCACTCAAGGCCGGTGGCATAAGCCAGGCCAGGCTCTCTCAGCTCGAATTGCAACCGGGTCGTCTCACCGTGGAGCGCCTGCTGCTGCTCCTGGCCGCCCTCAACCTCGAAGTGGTGGTGAGGCCGCGACAACACTCCATCGAACCGGCCGAGTGGTGA
- a CDS encoding cobyric acid synthase — protein sequence MVLGTSSGAGKSLMTAALCRVLRRRGETPLPFKGQNMSNNAWVDQAGGEMAYSQALQAWAAGLEPQCAMNPVLLKPQGDSTSEVIHLGQSVGSCRAEHYYRDWFRPGWVAIRQGLCELQAAYPGGRLVLEGAGSPVEVNLQPRDLTNLRLAQYLRARCILVADIERGGVFAQLVGTLALLRPVERPLIRGLLINRFRGRRELFDEGRRWLEANTGIPVLGVMPWLDELFPPEDSLDLLERRGRKRSAELEIAVLKLPSLSNFSDLDPLEAEPSVQLRWVDPGAALGQPDAVVVPGSKQTLRDLEALQSSDLGKHVHTYAATGGAVFGICGGMQLLGRELLDPEGLEGGNNTSGSAPGLNLLPLRTVFGGSKALRQRSSQALWPKNSDPTSAASDIRLEGFELHRGSTTALEPCQSLCADDGLGWVQANVAGTYLHGVFESGPWRRRWLNQLRTRKGLPMLSEQQPHHSRQRDALLDRLADAFEQHVNLEPLLQP from the coding sequence ATGGTTCTGGGCACCAGCAGCGGTGCCGGCAAATCGTTGATGACGGCCGCGCTCTGCCGGGTGCTGCGGCGCCGTGGTGAAACGCCCCTGCCCTTCAAGGGGCAGAACATGAGCAACAACGCCTGGGTGGATCAGGCCGGCGGCGAGATGGCCTACTCCCAGGCCCTGCAGGCCTGGGCGGCGGGGCTGGAGCCCCAATGCGCCATGAACCCGGTGCTGCTCAAACCCCAGGGCGACAGCACCAGCGAGGTGATCCACCTGGGCCAGTCGGTGGGCAGTTGCCGCGCCGAGCACTATTACCGCGACTGGTTCCGTCCCGGCTGGGTCGCGATCCGCCAGGGCCTGTGCGAGCTACAGGCGGCATACCCAGGCGGGCGTCTGGTGCTGGAAGGGGCAGGCAGCCCGGTGGAGGTGAACCTGCAACCGCGTGATCTCACCAACCTGCGCCTGGCCCAATACCTGCGGGCCCGCTGCATCCTGGTGGCCGATATCGAGCGCGGCGGCGTGTTCGCCCAGCTGGTGGGCACGCTGGCGCTGCTGCGGCCGGTGGAGCGTCCGCTGATCCGGGGGCTGCTGATCAATCGCTTCCGCGGCCGGCGCGAGCTGTTTGATGAGGGGCGCCGCTGGCTGGAGGCCAACACCGGCATCCCGGTGCTCGGTGTGATGCCCTGGCTCGATGAGCTGTTCCCCCCGGAAGACTCCCTCGATCTGCTGGAGCGCCGGGGCCGCAAACGCAGCGCCGAGCTGGAGATCGCGGTGTTGAAGCTGCCCTCCCTCAGCAACTTCTCCGATCTCGACCCCCTCGAGGCCGAACCGAGCGTGCAGTTACGTTGGGTGGACCCGGGCGCAGCGCTGGGGCAGCCCGATGCCGTGGTGGTGCCTGGCAGCAAGCAGACCCTGCGCGATCTGGAAGCGCTGCAGAGCAGCGACTTGGGCAAGCATGTGCACACCTACGCGGCAACAGGAGGAGCGGTGTTCGGGATCTGCGGCGGCATGCAGCTGCTTGGCAGGGAGCTCCTCGACCCAGAGGGACTGGAGGGTGGCAACAACACGTCGGGCAGCGCTCCAGGCCTCAACCTGCTGCCCCTGCGCACCGTCTTCGGCGGCAGCAAAGCACTGCGCCAACGCAGCAGCCAGGCGCTCTGGCCCAAGAACAGCGACCCCACTTCGGCTGCCAGTGACATCCGACTGGAAGGCTTCGAACTGCACCGCGGCAGCACAACTGCCCTTGAACCCTGCCAATCACTGTGCGCTGATGACGGGCTGGGCTGGGTGCAAGCCAACGTGGCCGGCACCTATCTGCACGGTGTATTCGAAAGCGGCCCCTGGCGGCGGCGCTGGCTCAACCAACTGCGCACGCGCAAGGGGTTGCCGATGCTGAGCGAACAGCAACCGCACCACAGCCGTCAGCGCGATGCCCTGCTCGATCGCCTCGCCGATGCCTTCGAGCAACACGTGAATCTGGAGCCCCTCCTGCAGCCATGA
- a CDS encoding AbrB/MazE/SpoVT family DNA-binding domain-containing protein, with amino-acid sequence MGIEVRLRRAGGSVSATIPAEMARRFHLSPGDRVQAIETEQGILLSPFDPAVEEALALASAAARQFQPALRELAR; translated from the coding sequence ATGGGAATAGAAGTCAGGTTGCGAAGGGCCGGTGGATCGGTAAGTGCCACGATCCCAGCGGAGATGGCGCGCCGGTTTCATCTGTCTCCAGGTGACCGGGTTCAGGCGATCGAAACTGAGCAGGGAATTTTACTATCGCCTTTCGATCCAGCCGTGGAGGAGGCCCTGGCACTCGCCAGCGCGGCAGCACGACAATTCCAGCCCGCCCTGCGAGAGCTGGCCCGTTGA
- a CDS encoding MlaD family protein — translation MTRVMMNSIEPSHPRERWLFLGSGTLLLVAVLFGLAREQRWGSRFVNVYLLASDISGLHSGEEVRISGFPVGQVGGLELKPDARVRVQLRIEQSKARLIGPNSSARLAQEGLVGDRFIDISPDPQRVGDAQALDGKTIAYAEPLNLADALEDLAVTQQQLQATLRNTTSLTAKNGDINTTLADLRNTLKNTNTLTATIEREAAETAPVVRRSLDNVSAEISQVSQEARVAEKEAQQLLQESRPLITSTLQDVRELAQTSRRLLNSLLGVIGPLLEPTDGPSSASPSPANDNQRP, via the coding sequence ATGACCCGTGTGATGATGAATTCGATCGAACCCTCCCACCCCCGCGAACGCTGGTTGTTTCTGGGGTCCGGTACCTTGTTGCTGGTTGCCGTACTCTTCGGGCTTGCCCGTGAGCAGCGATGGGGCAGTCGGTTCGTGAACGTTTACCTACTCGCGAGCGACATCAGTGGTCTGCACTCCGGTGAAGAGGTGCGCATCTCCGGTTTTCCCGTGGGTCAAGTGGGTGGCTTAGAGCTCAAACCTGATGCACGCGTGCGGGTGCAATTGCGGATTGAGCAGAGCAAAGCCCGGCTGATCGGACCCAACAGCAGCGCAAGGCTGGCCCAAGAGGGACTCGTTGGAGATCGCTTCATCGACATCAGTCCTGATCCTCAACGCGTTGGTGATGCGCAGGCTCTTGATGGAAAAACCATCGCCTACGCCGAGCCCCTCAACCTCGCCGATGCCCTCGAAGACCTCGCTGTCACGCAGCAGCAACTCCAGGCCACCTTGCGCAACACCACCTCCCTGACTGCCAAGAACGGCGACATCAACACCACGCTCGCCGATCTGCGCAACACCCTGAAAAACACCAACACGCTCACCGCCACCATCGAACGAGAAGCCGCCGAGACCGCACCTGTAGTGCGCCGCTCCCTCGACAACGTGAGCGCCGAGATCAGCCAGGTAAGCCAGGAGGCGCGTGTGGCGGAAAAGGAAGCTCAGCAGTTGCTGCAGGAGTCGCGGCCTCTGATCACCAGCACACTCCAAGACGTGCGCGAACTAGCGCAGACCAGCCGGCGATTGCTCAACAGCCTGCTGGGTGTGATCGGTCCGCTGTTGGAACCTACCGACGGTCCAAGCAGTGCCAGTCCATCACCAGCAAACGACAACCAGCGCCCCTAA
- a CDS encoding mechanosensitive ion channel family protein codes for MSLFLRRLLLLLAAVALVICTSPHRARANTGFPLIDAGRITEPAATSPRSRSEVLEAGSYELAKVRILGVPALTVASPVLRDGDALGAKRRASVIEGNLRLLYDPNRLCSQSERLSEWMLESLLGQQAKVCTSGPGDGVSLSHDPLTISIQTDAAGNQILEAQLPDRQRQIPLMTVTRADAEINGVSSEELARRWKTLLERRINHARRILTPERLLQRWRLTLAVELLLFGVLAGLIWCWAWIRRRRCLLQHQRQRGIRNHKLELRLHLLHTITRVLMVLVLFLLVVMVGFGVMALPGRVPLGIELLLQPSFAILKVGVVTVLGLLGRALCTFLLHQWADNVDVMEQERARRDQRYRSLLRVSHRLVDVACVLVVGVWIAVDIPGVRSASTSILVAGGALLGALAFVFQSLLRDFVAGMLVLLEDRYAIGDWVEIDGVEGEVIDVGLFSTDMRCLDQRVDTLENSAIRQLRNHTKLRSGSLIKLLISHRQNSIDQAIGLISDEIERFVADPNWGERLLSQPILRGVRRITPLGTQLEVLLITRAGEQWVTEREFQLRVLRSFEQHGVVMANGLELNALT; via the coding sequence GTGTCGCTGTTTCTGAGACGACTCCTGCTTCTCCTGGCTGCGGTGGCTCTGGTGATCTGCACCTCACCGCATCGCGCGAGGGCTAACACCGGCTTCCCTTTGATCGATGCCGGTCGCATCACCGAACCGGCGGCCACGTCGCCTCGCTCCCGCTCAGAAGTGCTGGAGGCGGGAAGCTACGAATTGGCCAAGGTGCGCATCCTGGGCGTGCCCGCCCTCACGGTTGCCAGCCCGGTGCTGCGGGATGGTGACGCCCTTGGCGCCAAGCGGCGCGCCTCGGTGATTGAAGGCAACCTTCGCCTGCTCTACGACCCCAATCGCCTCTGCAGCCAGAGCGAGCGGCTGAGTGAATGGATGCTGGAGAGCCTGCTGGGGCAGCAGGCCAAGGTCTGCACGTCAGGGCCTGGGGATGGTGTGTCGCTCAGCCATGACCCGCTCACGATCAGCATTCAGACCGATGCCGCCGGCAATCAGATCCTGGAGGCCCAGCTTCCTGATCGACAGCGCCAGATTCCGCTGATGACGGTGACCCGGGCCGATGCCGAAATCAACGGCGTCAGCAGTGAGGAACTGGCTCGGCGCTGGAAAACCCTGCTGGAACGCCGGATCAACCATGCCCGTCGCATCCTTACGCCGGAACGTCTCCTGCAGCGTTGGCGTCTCACCTTGGCGGTGGAGCTGCTTCTGTTTGGCGTTCTGGCCGGGCTGATCTGGTGCTGGGCCTGGATCCGGCGGCGCCGTTGTCTGCTCCAGCATCAGCGTCAGCGGGGGATTCGCAATCACAAGCTCGAATTGCGCCTGCATCTGCTGCACACGATCACCCGGGTGCTGATGGTGTTAGTGCTCTTTCTCCTGGTGGTGATGGTGGGCTTTGGCGTGATGGCGCTGCCCGGCCGCGTGCCCCTGGGAATCGAGCTGCTGCTGCAGCCCAGTTTCGCGATCCTCAAGGTGGGCGTGGTGACGGTGTTGGGTTTGCTCGGCCGGGCGCTCTGCACCTTCCTGCTGCACCAATGGGCTGACAATGTCGACGTGATGGAGCAGGAGCGGGCCCGGCGCGACCAGCGCTACCGCAGCCTGCTACGGGTGAGCCATCGCCTGGTGGATGTGGCCTGTGTGTTGGTGGTGGGGGTGTGGATTGCGGTCGACATTCCTGGTGTGCGCTCCGCATCCACCTCGATCCTGGTGGCTGGGGGTGCTCTGCTCGGTGCCCTGGCCTTCGTGTTTCAGAGCCTGCTGCGCGATTTCGTCGCCGGCATGTTGGTGTTGCTGGAGGATCGCTACGCCATCGGCGACTGGGTGGAGATCGATGGCGTGGAGGGTGAGGTGATCGACGTGGGTTTGTTCAGCACCGATATGCGCTGTCTCGACCAGCGGGTCGACACCCTGGAGAACAGCGCCATCCGTCAATTGCGGAACCACACCAAACTGCGCTCCGGAAGCTTGATCAAACTGTTGATCTCCCATCGGCAGAACTCGATCGATCAGGCGATCGGCCTGATCAGCGACGAGATCGAGCGTTTTGTCGCTGATCCCAACTGGGGAGAGCGCTTGCTCTCCCAGCCGATCCTGCGCGGTGTGCGCCGGATCACTCCGCTCGGCACCCAGCTGGAGGTGCTGTTGATCACCCGTGCGGGTGAACAGTGGGTGACCGAACGGGAGTTTCAGCTGCGCGTGCTGCGCAGTTTTGAGCAGCACGGCGTGGTGATGGCCAATGGCCTGGAGCTCAACGCACTTACTTGA